In a single window of the Bactrocera dorsalis isolate Fly_Bdor chromosome 2, ASM2337382v1, whole genome shotgun sequence genome:
- the LOC125776165 gene encoding odorant receptor 83a-like: protein MIPVREQNIGNDERCANPNGCISNESRCDLFRYMRWLLYITAIRPTPFEEFLPQRFHRYSVLLNWILDIFLDFMVLHMLVLFLCTIYFNYDNGDLEFLINVGIQTALYLWATIIKLIFRYVYPDLTNGILDYVNKEYIVHSAVELRDKERMPNEEINEYYVTDELPFDLDCLPHIPNPAETSRPRSFREAFNYALKPCVEHHIFILNVLRKLQRLFNFIWLVKTVLITLFFCMAAFNIVKLSEGETFLKVFSIGHYLFLGLCDLFMTCYASEIIHICSQSCDEALLRSPWYLHLCEVRTDYLIFLTNSQQAFEFTAGNIYPLRLEKFRAVSSLFYIIF, encoded by the exons ATGATTCCAGTAAGGGAACAAAATATCGGTAATGACGAGCGCTGTGCCAACCCGAACGGCTGCATATCGAACGAAAGTCGTTGCGATCTATTCCGATATATGCGTTGGCTTTTGTATATAACTGCGATACGTCCAACACCGTTCGAAGAATTTCTGCCACAACGCTTTCATCGTTACAGTGTGCTACTTAATTGGATTCTGGACATATTTCTCGATTTTATGGTGCTTCATATGTTAGTGCTCTTCCTCTGTACCATTTACTTCAATTATGACAATGGAGATTTGGAATTTCTAATTAATGTGGGCATTCAAACGGCTTTGTACTTGTGGGCTACTATCATAAAACTGATTTTTCGATATGTGTACCCCGATCTTACCAATGGAATTTTGGATTACgtaaataaagaatatataGTTCATTCGGCTGTCG AATTACGAGATAAAGAACGGATGCCAAATGAGGAGATCAATGAGTATTATGTTACGGACGAATTACCTTTCGATTTGGATTGCTTACCTCACATACCAAATCCAGCTGAAACATCAAGACCTCGTAGCTTTCGAGAAGCCTTTAACTACGCTCTAAAGCCATGTGTCGAGCATCACATTTTCATATTGAATGTTTTGCGTAAATTGCagagattatttaattttatttggttgGTGAAGACGGTTTTGATCACACTCTTTTTTTGCATGGCCGCCTTTAATATAGTCAAG TTATCGGAGGGCGAAACTTTTCTGAAAGTATTTTCGATAGGCCATTACCTGTTTTTAGGGCTGTGTGATTTATTTATGACTTGCTATGCCAGCGAGATAATCCATATATGTAGTCAAAGCTGCGATGAGGCTCTATTACGTAGCCCCTGGTACTTGCACCTATGTGAGGTACGGACcgattatcttatttttttgaCGAATTCTCAACAAGCTTTCGAATTCACGGCTGGCAATATTTATCCGTTACGATTGGAAAAGTTTCGTGCGGTAAGCAGTTTATTCTACATaatattttaa
- the LOC125776166 gene encoding odorant receptor 83a-like: MIPVRERNIGKDERCANPNGCISNESRCDLFRYVRWLLYAAAIRPTPFEEFLPQRFHRYSVLLNWILDIFLDLMVLHMLVLFLCTIYFNYDNGDLEFLISVGIQTAVYSWVTIIKLIFRYVYPDLTNGILDYVNKEYIVHSAVELRDKERMPNEEINEYYVTNELPFDLDCLPHILNPADTARPRSFREAFKYALRPCVEHHIFILNVLRKVQRLFNFIWMVKMVLITLFFCMAAFNIVKLSEGETFLKVFSMGHYLFLALCDLFMTCYASEIIYIGSQGCAEALLRSPWYLHLREVRTDYLIFLTNSQQAFEFTAGKMYPLRLDKFRAVSNLEEEIDVPEEPDQWNKRDKILEKEDVTTDKSEELENNTKSSA; the protein is encoded by the exons ATGATTCCAGTAAGGGAACGAAATATCGGTAAAGACGAGCGCTGTGCCAACCCGAACGGTTGCATATCGAACGAAAGTCGTTGCGATCTATTCCGATATGTGCGTTGGCTTTTGTATGCTGCTGCGATACGTCCAACACCGTTCGAAGAATTTCTGCCGCAACGCTTTCATCGTTACAGTGTGCTACTTAATTGGATTCTGGACATATTTCTCGATTTAATGGTGCTTCATATGTTAGTGCTCTTCCTCTGTACCATTTACTTCAATTATGACAATGGAGATTTGGAGTTTCTAATTAGTGTTGGCATCCAAACGGCTGTGTACTCGTGGGTTACTATCATAAAACTGATTTTTCGATATGTGTACCCCGATCTTACCAATGGAATTTTGGATTACgtaaataaagaatatataGTTCATTCAGCTGTCG AATTACGGGATAAAGAACGGATGCCAAACGAGGAGATCAATGAGTATTATGTTACGAACGAATTACCTTTCGATTTGGATTGCTTACCTCACATACTAAATCCAGCCGATACAGCGAGACCGCGTAGCTTTCGAGAAGCCTTTAAATACGCTCTAAGGCCATGTGTCGAGCATCACATTTTCATATTGAATGTTTTGCGTAAAGTGCagagattatttaattttatttggatGGTGAAGATGGTTTTGATCACGCTCTTTTTTTGCATGGCCGCTTTTAATATAGTCAAG TTATCGGAAGGCGAAACTTTTCTGAAAGTATTTTCGATGGGTCATTACTTGTTTTTGGCGCTGTGTGATTTATTTATGACTTGCTATGCCAGCGAGATAATCTACATAGGAAGTCAAGGCTGCGCGGAGGCTCTATTACGTAGCCCCTGGTACTTGCACCTCCGTGAGGTACGGACcgattatcttatttttttgaCGAATTCTCAACAAGCTTTCGAATTCACGGCTGGCAAAATGTATCCATTACGATTGGATAAGTTTCGTGCGGTAAGCA aTTTAGAGGAAGAAATTGACGTGCCCGAAGAACCGGACCAATGGAATAAGAGGGATAAGATTTTAGAAAAGGAAGACGTAACAACGGACAAATCGgaggaattagaaaataatactaaatcatCAGCATAG
- the LOC105226603 gene encoding odorant receptor 83a codes for MSSNEEKQKPDISATVHDGCSTCRMQRRDMFRCIRWHLWFSAMYRLPLERYFPARLRFLAVTLDWTYELFLYSTLLHIDILFICTIYLNQDKGDLELLVNCIIQTVIYTWAIVAKVFFKRIQPKRVKELMRYLNEECRTRSAAGFTYVTFKESVDMSNMWTTVFLICCYAGVTFWLFVPIFNQDRSLPLACWYPIDFKVPIVYEFIYFLQTVGQLQIAAAFGCTSAFYVLIAVIFSGQFDILNCSLKNILATTYIILRKPKSELILLREEQSIADYELNQYYIAKEYSNDCDCIPHFFDKETPKPENFYEGFKIALRPCIAHHRYILYGLKMLEDLYSNLSFLKYLEVTLLVCLVAFVWVKSTAANSFLRLLSLSQYLLLALWEMFMICYMGEIIFLCSKRCDEAIQRSPWHLHSGEIKQDTLFFILNAQRPFRLTGGKMYNLNLKMFRTILTTSFSILTILQNMDLRQPQPK; via the exons ATGTCATCGaatgaagaaaagcaaaaacctGATATTTCCGCAACGGTGCACGATGGATGTTCGACATGCAGAATGCAACGACGTGATATGTTCAGATGTATTCGTTGGCATTTATGGTTCTCTGCCATGTATCGTCTACCACTAGAGCGCTATTTTCCTGCTCGTCTGCGGTTTCTCGCCGTTACTTTGGATTGGACTTATGAACTGTTCTTATATTCCACATTGCTACATATCGACATACTCTTTATCTGTACCATATATTTGAATCAGGATAAAGGTGATCTGGAACTGCTGGTGAATTGTATTATCCAGACGGTCATCTATACGTGGGCAATAGTCGCAAAGGTCTTCTTTAAACGCATCCAACCCAAACGTGTAAAAGAGCTAATGCGCTATTTGAACGAGGAATGTCGAACGCGGTCAGCTGCTGGATTCACTTATGTTACATTTAAGGAGAGCGTCGATATGTCGAACATGTGGACCACGGTATTTCTGATTTGCTGTTATGCTGGCGTTACTTTCTGGCTTTTCGTACCCATCTTTAATCAGGATCGCAGCTTGCCACTGGCCTGCTGGTATCCCATCGATTTTAAG GTACCCATAGTTTATGAGTTCATTTACTTTCTACAAACTGTGGGTCAGCTTCAAATTGCTGCTGCCTTTGGCTGTACGAGTGCTTTCTATGTGCTAATAGCGGTGATCTTCTCTGGCCAATTCGATATACTTAACTGCAGTCTGAAGAATATTTTGGCTACCACATATATAATTCTAAGAAAACCGAAATCGGAACTCAT TTTACTGAGAGAAGAACAAAGCATCGCCGACTACGAGCTTAATCAATATTACATCGCTAAGGAATACAGCAACGACTGCGACTGCATACCACATTTTTTCGACAAGGAAACACCGAAACCGGAAAATTTCTACGAAGGTTTCAAAATCGCCCTTAGACCTTGCATTGCTCATCATCGTTATATATTGTACGGCCTTAAAATGTTGGAGGACCTCTACAGTAATCTGTCGTTTCTCAAATATCTTGAAGTGACACTGCTCGTTTGCCTAGTCGCATTTGTTTGGGTTAAG TCCACAGCCGCCAACTCGTTCCTGCGTCTGCTCTCGCTTAGTCAGTATTTGCTCTTGGCGCTCTGGGAAATGTTTATGATCTGTTATATGGgggaaattatatttttgtgtagCAAACGTTGTGATGAAGCCATTCAACGTAGCCCCTGGCACTTGCATTCTGGTGAAATAAAACAGGATACTTTATTCTTTATACTCAACGCCCAGCGTCCTTTCCGCTTGACCGGTGGCAAGATGTAcaacttaaatttgaaaatgtttcgcACA attttaacCACATCGTTCTCGATTTTAACCATATTGCAAAATATGGATCTGAGACAACCGCagccaaaataa